The Apium graveolens cultivar Ventura chromosome 3, ASM990537v1, whole genome shotgun sequence sequence ACTATAGTCCATAGCATTACATAAATTATATTATACGAGTATATCTGAACTCATTCCTCCTCCCAGCTGGAAGTAAATTAATCATATTAGAAGCATAATTTCGATTCTACAAGTTGTAGAAGAGGCGGTTTCAGATCAATTGTCTTTTTACTGAGCTCGCAGCTGCATTGCAATTTCCTTAGGTGCAGTACTCTGGAAATATACATTACTTAGTAATGATTACTATATCTAACAATCTAAGTATCGAAGCAACTTGTATACGGATAGCAAGAAATTTTATTTGATAAAGAAATCAAGCTGAACATTGGAAAATAAAAGGTAAAAACACTCTCTTAAAAGGTTCACAGGGTAGATATAAATATAAAGAACTATTATTTGATTTGTTCTAAGAAGTTATGTTGGTAAGGAAATATTGCTATCAATTGTACAATGCCTGTAGCAATTATTTCCTTTCTGATTACAGCAACCAGCAGAAGCAGATGCTGGATTCTGAAGAAGCCTTAAAGTGCAAATTAACTAATATTCTTTTGAACACATTCTTTTGAGTATAATCACCGCAATTAAAAAGTCTTGTAGTTCCATGACCAGTCAAATTTTAGATGCATAACTGAAATCTAAGAAAAACTAATATTCTGCAGACCTTTTGTTAAAGTCTGCAAGCTTCCCCGTGCATACACATGCTTGTCAGACTTGCATATCTTTGATTTGTTACGAAAGATGGAGTTAAAACTATGACATCATCTCTCTAAATCACCAAATAAATGGTGCCATCTCAAAAGCATTCTGCACAAATTTTAGTATAATAAGAAGTATAGATATGAAGACTacgatattttaatatttttgacatctttGAATCCATACAAGCTTACTGGAAAATATATTACAAACAAAACAGGGTGAAGGTTATTTCACTATATATTACAAATCAAAAAAACACCCCGGTTCCGGAGAACCTCACCAATCCTAGATCCTACCAAACCATGAACCTAAACCAAATAAGTGTCACAAATCCTAGCTATCCTAGCTATGTGTTCCACAACCCTCTAATATGCCACCAAAGGTATTAGCAAGTAACAAACAATAAAGTTGGAGATACTAAACCAAACCTACCATAtgaaaaatataagaaaaatttCACTCTTTGAATAGTAATCATTCAAAACAAAGAATGTACGGACTGCAGCTAGCATTTCAAACAAATAATCTTAAAAGATAATGAAGAActcaaaacaatataaaccacaTAAACTGCACCTCATTACTATTAACTTGAGCATGTATTATTATCCACTATCAGAGGACAATGAATAATACAATAGCAGAGGACAATGAATAATACAATGTAGGAAATTACCTTTGCAAATTTTCTACTGGAAACTGATAGAGTTGTTTTCCAGAAGGCTGGTACGTGATGTACGTGATGAATAAGGACAGCAGTTAATCTACCGGCATGCTTCCCTCTATGAGCATCAGCTTCTTCACTGCTTAACATTAGCGGCTCTATATCTTCTAAAGTACTACCATAATCGCCATCCGTCTGGTGGTAGTAGATGAGGAGAGGATGAAACATCAAAATTTGATTGACAGACTACTTTCTACACTactatacaaatatatatatatatatagagagagcGAGAGTAAACAAATTATTTCATTTACCACATCATTCAAATCTTGTTGCAGCTGCTTCCACTTAGCATCCGACAAAGCTTTTTCACGTATCTCATTTTGCAATTGTTCCATCATTGTTTCATGATCTAATGTGTAGTTTTTAAGCAAACCTCAAATTCTTTGATCTTGTAAACAACACAATATATTAATCTATTAATCTACTGACAAACTAAGATGCAATTTTATTTAGCTGCATATTAGCACAAAACTCAAATTGTCGGAAGAACAACTAATTTGAATTCTATGAAGTGCAAGTATTTGGGTTTCAAATTTGAACCCCCAATTCTAAAATTAGGGTTTGCAGCTTACTGAATTCAAGTTTTAACCGCCAACTTAGATTTAACCTTGATCTTAGCTTTAAACTCAGACTTGAACTTTAAACTCCAACTCGAACAACCTTCTACGACCCTTTAAATTTTGACGAGAGCAcatagagagatagagagagtATAGAGAACAAAGAGAGATTATTCAAGTctagagagagaagagagagagatggagagcATAGTCGagcaaagagagagagagagaaatctAGAGCTGTTCTTTAGTCGACAGAAGTGAGAGAGGAAAAAGATGAGATTTGGATTTGTTTgttttttatgttttatattttAAGAGTgtatgaattttaatttttaattttattttaatgttATATTGAAAAGAGGGGGATCTGTGACTTGAAATTTTGCTAAGGCAAAAAATGAGTGGAAAATTTttaagagggaattgattatttGGTTAAGGGGAAAAAGGGGGTGGTGCGcttgataaattttttaaaacagACTTATAACATCGGTTGATCTAAAAAACCAATGTGCATGTTACAAAAATACACCGGTTGAATAAAAACGATGTAAAAAACACCTTTTACATCAGTGCCAACAACAACCGATATttaagaggcgatgtctattctactttttctagtagtgatagTACATAGTTttacaatatataaatatatatttcagTTTTGAACCCAAATTCCCTCAACATTTTCTCTCACTCTATGCTCCATGTCATCAGCAGCATCACATGCCGGGATATTTGAGTAGAATGGTTAATACTCCATGGTCGTGTCTCCTAGGTCATCTTCATTGTAGATATCGTGATAGTCTCGAGTCGTGGAGGTTAATACAATGGACCAGGTAGCATCAACCAGATCTTCGTCATAAAACACTTGCTTCACTTGATCAACAAAAACATTTCTATCTTTATTGTGGTCTTGTCGACTAAAGTCTACAAGCGTGAAGCCAAGATCACCCACTTTGATATCTCTGTCATTCGATGCCCATTTACACAAGAATAAAGGGGCTTTGAAAGCATGATAGTCCAACTCCCATATTTCTAGAATAATGCCATGAAACGTCATATCACTCTTGATCAGATTTAAATCCCTAGCACTACAAACTTGAACATTCTTAACAAATAAAGAAACATCGCTGTTCTGAACAACCCTTGATTTAtcacaatcttttgtgaagtacCGAACTCCGTCAACTAGATATCCTTTGTAAGTCAAAACAGAATAAGATGGTTTGGCAGCCAACCATCTTATCATTTCTGAAATAGCGGCGCGGTTTTCCTTAAGTTCACTCCTAACCTACACACATTGTTAACTACATATCATCCACTTATTAATTGTATGGAATAAAGCTCACAATAAAAGTCAGAATAAGAGAAACCAAATTTTCTTTCAAACCAATTAGCAAAAAGCCGTTTATGTTCTCCCATGAGCCGATGAACACTCTTTTTCTTTCCTTGATGAATTTCTTCAAGATACCCCTTATGCTTTCTGAGAAAAAAATATCTATTATATTCACTCACAAGAATACTTACCGAAAAGATAGGGTTTTACAAGAAAGAAAACCGAACTTACATTATATAATGAAATACTTCAGAATTGTTTAACATGACGGTTAAATGTGcctcatctctctctttctcatCGACTTCCTTCATTTTCATTATGGATAAGGGACCAGAAATCCTGACTTGGTCTTTGGGAACACCAGCTGTTTTGCAACTCTCTTTAATAAACTCGGTGCAGAATTATATCGATTTCTCACCAAGAAAACTTTCGGCGATACAACCTTCTAGATGATAATGGTTTCTAACATAACTCTTCAGCACTTTATTAAACCGTTCAAATGCATACATCCACATATAGCACACTGGTCCACCCAAACGCAATTCCAAACCAAGTGGACTATGAGATGtatcataacatcaaaaaatgAGGCATGAATTTTTTTTCAAGTTTACACAAGGTCAATATCATATCTGACTGCAGTTTATCTAGTTTTGAAACATCGACTTCTGCACAAGGAGTTGAAAAAGAGACACAATCAAATTATTGTGACCCTAACATGTTTAGGAAGAACATATCGAATTGCAACCGGAAGCAACTGTTGTAGGAGGATGTGGAAGTCATGGGACTTCAGCCCATAAATCTTTAAATCAGCCATGGATATGCAGTTTTTAATGTTCGATTCATGTCCATACTGAAGTTTCATATTCAAGAATGACGATAAGATTGTTTTTTTCAGCCTTTGATAAAGCAAAAGCAGAATGAGACAAATAGgttttcttttctcctacttaTGGAGCTAAATCAGCTCTAACACCCATGTCAAGCATATTAAGAGGAGATGCCTCACTATTCATAATTCAATTGTAATGCTACTAGTTTCATAATTGTTGTAGGTTGGATTACTCAAAATGTAATTGTAATACTTTTTAGATTGAAGAATTTGCATATTCTAGATGTTAAGCCATCTGAAAATAAAACAACCATTTATTTAGATTATTTTTTTGTTTCACAATCAGTTTGTATTTAATCGTTCAGAGTTTGTTTCAGcagtattttaatattttaatgaaaCTTTGGCTTGTTCCTGAAAAAATCTGATACTCATTGTGGAGAACTGTTTATTTATACAATTTTAAGGATTTCATTTATCATGCATTGCATTTAATCGACCCAATTCTGCCCAAAACCTTGTCAAGTGGTGCAAACAAGTATCACTTCCACCTAGGAGTATATTGTTATATGAGCAGGTCTCTCTACAAACATGAAAAATCCATTTAGATTAGAAAATAAATAAAGGGATTGAAATGTTAAAATTTTTAAACCAAATCATTTTAAGCTTTTTTTTTGTCTATTTTGTGTCTTATTTTTATGCAGCTTTATGTTTGTGTTACAAGTGTATGTGGTAGGTGTGTTGTCtaatttaataatatattttgtattttgtgatttatattatatattttttttgtgttatgtaatgtttaatatatattttaaaaaaattgtataATGTGTTATTTATTTTATGTCCTCTTTTAGATTATTTTATCTATATTTTTTAAGTTTTTAATATTGTTAGACATGTATGGTGTTACCTAATTTAAATATATCTTAAATTTTTTTatgttatgtgattttatttgTGTTATGTAATATTTTTATTGTATATTATGTTTTTTATCAGGTGCATCACGTTTTACTTTCTATATTTTTCTACTTTGATTTTTTAAACCAAAACATTTCTTTTAAGATTTTTCGTCTAGTATAATTTCTATTTTCATATGTTTTGTGTATGTGTTAACATATTTTTAATgtgttatatatttttattttgttgtGTATCTTGTTTTTTACCTAGGTGTTATCTTTGTGTTATTAATATCATGTGTCATGTAATTTCACAATATGTTTTGTATTTTGTGAGTTATGTATTGTAATTTTTTTGTGTTATGTAATATTTAAGAtgtattttgaaaaaattatctaATGTGTTATTTATTTTATGTCTTTTTTAGATTATTTTACGTAAGTTTTAAATTTTTTCATGTTTATTTTTTTATTGTATGTGCAATAATAAGATTTCGAGtgtttataatatatatatcatTGATTTTTGTTATTCTTTTAAAATTGTTATATGTTTTGGTTCCGTAATTTAAATTTCTTATGTTTTGTAATTTTATGTGTATTTTATAGTATTTCTTTTGTATGTTCTGTAATTTTTAATTTGTTTTATACTTTATTTTCttaattctaatttttttattctataatttttttgtttcacatttttagtattttaaataattttgttatgtgttattaaaaaaattatgttttgaTATAGagttttattttttaatttactttatgttcttatattattttgaaattttatttcaCAAAACTAATTATTATGTACATCTATGTTTTTTTTTGTTAACTAAAGTTTAATATTTTCATTAACAAATAAAAAATGTCAAATATATATTGTTTAAAATAGGTAATTAATagagattaaataatttaattcatacaAGTTTAAAAAAGATAAAGCAACTAATTATTTAACTAGTTTACTTAAATATAAGCTACTTACAATTTCGAATCACTTTATTTGGCATGCATTTTAATCTGATTGTTGAATTAAAATAATGAGTTCTTCTCTAATAAAAAGAGTTCTCATTTGAACCTTTCCCTACAAAATATCTATGCATTTATGTTGTATAAAATGTCTCAAATTTTAAAGTTAAAGTTAAGTTTCTCTCCATATACCATGTAAGAGTTTTGTTTTTTCTCTCTATATTAATAAGCTATTAAGAATAGTGTGGGAGCTTTTTCTAGAGATTACTATGGCAAACCAGAGCCACCTGGAGCAGTGTACGGCAAGATTAGGAATTGAAGAAGAGGAAAATGATGCGTTTGTGTTGGAGGGAGACATTGATGAGGCAGTGAACAAATATGAACTCTGTCTTGTAGGGACATTACTTACCGAGAAAAGTGTCAATATAAGAGCCATGAAATCTAAAATAGCAGATATCTCGAAGCCAACAATGGGGTTAAATATTAAGGAAATTGATCATGGCTTATTTCTATTTCAGTTCTATAGAAAGGAAGATATGCAATGGGTGTTAAAAGGATGTCCATGGTCTTTTGACAATGTGATGTTGGCTTTGGAAAAGGTGGCAACAGGTGAGAATCCAGCAGATGTGAAGCCATGGTTCTTGAAAATTTGGATTCAGCTTCATAATCTCCAGGTGGGGTATATGCTGGAAACAGTGGGAAAATAACTGGGCAATTTTTTTAGAGAATTTCTGGAGTATGATGCTAAAAATAATACAGCAATTTGGCGAGAGTGTATGAGTGTCAGAATCAAAATCGATGTAAGGAAGCCTCTCAAACGGAAGAAGAAAATAGTTAAGAAGGATGGGCAAGAATTTACAATCGTCTGCAAATATGAGCGCTTGGGGGAGTTTTGTTTCTCATATGGTTTGGTTAGCCATCCAAACAGATTCTGTAGAAACTCTATTGACAGGGGAGATGAGGAGGGGGTTAAGGAGTGGGGGAGTTGGCTCAGAGCACCACCGCACAGGGTGGCGGGGCAATCCTAAAGTAAGTGGCTAAGGGAGGAGAACGATGACACGTGGGAAACACGGATTGGAGGGGAGAGCAACAACTAGCGATTTTCGGGGGGAAATTTTTCAAAAACTGAAAATGAGATAAAGATGATGAGTGAAAGTATGGTGGGGGTTGAACCATATTCCCGAGATGGCAGCAAAAAATCATTGGTATTAACTGACACTAAAATTAAGGGATATTCTAGTACGTCAAATCTGCTGTACGATTTAGATGAGGAAGACATAGAAACTATTCAACTAGATGACCGTAAAAGAAGGAGAGCTACAACAAATGGGTTGGGCCTCATGGAGATTGATTTGGACCATCAAACTAAAGCATTTCAAACAGGGCAGAATCAAAGAGAGACTGACATTTCTAATGGGGATTTATCAGTATCTTCGAAAATCATTCCAGCTGAGCTTGCAAGGCAAGCCATCCATAAAAAAATGAATGCTATAGGCTGGAACTGTCGAGGTGTGGGCTCAGCTTGAACAGTTCGAATTTTGAAGGAGATGATTAAATCTCATAAGCCTGATCTTTTGTTTTTATCTGAAACTTTAGCTGAAAGATATAAAATTGAAGCTCTAGCTTCGAAACTTGGTTTTGGGAATTTTTTCTCTGTAAGTAGACAAGGTAGAGGGGGTGGTCTGGTAGTGTTTCGGAGACATAATATGGTGTGCAATATTTTTGATTCATCTCACAATCACATTGATATTAAGATTAAGGAGATGAATTGTGGAGATTGGCGTTTAACATGCTTCTATGGGTTTCCTGAAAGAAATAAAAGGCAAGCATCCTGGAATTTTCTTCGATCTCTGGCCTCGAATTCTCAGCTGCCATGGTGTGCCTTTGGAGATTTCAACGATCTCCTATATAGCAGTGACAAGAAAGGTAAGCACAAGCATCCTCAGAGTTTAATGGATGGGTTTAGAAATGCAATAGAGGACATTTTTTAAATTCATGAGCTGGAGCTAAAAGGGGGTAACTTCACATTAGAAAAGAGTAAAGGGAAAGAAAGTTGGGTTCGGGAGCGGCTAGATAGAGCTTTTGCTAATAGATCTTGGTGGAGTAGATTCCCGTTATGCACTTTAACGGTTCTTCATGCTATTGTTTCCGATCATGATCCAATAAAACTTGAGCTATTTGACACTTCTATCCCTAAAAAAATAATTTCGGTTTAGGTTTGAAAATACCTGGTTAAAAGAGGCTAATTTTCACTCAGAGGTTACAAGTTTTTGGCAAAGCCTTCCGGCAATGCATCTTTTACCTAAGCTATTAGCTGTTTCTACCTATATGGCGAAATGGGGCAGGGTGTTTTTTTCATAAATTTAGAGACAAGGTAGTGAAACAGAAAGAGATTATTGATAATCTAAAAAATAGGGTGGATGGCATTGGTGTTTAATTATATTTTAACGAGAAGGACAAGCTGAGTGAAATTTTAATTCATGAAGAAGTTTACTGGCAACAACGGGCTAAATCCATTTGGCTCAAGGAAGGAGAtaccaactctaaattttttcATGCAGCGGCATCAAGTAGAAAAAAATCAAACCATCTATCCAGGCTTAAGGCTGATGATGGGGTTATGGTTACAAGTCATGAGGGCATGTACAGCTTGTTGAAGAGATACTTTCGTATGGTTTTCACAGAACCTGACTGTCAAATTAATCAAACAAGTACCGGACTGGAGGCAGTAATCTCTGACAACCAGAATGAGATGTTGACATCTGAGTTTACATTTGATGAATTTACAAAAACAGTGAAAAGTATGCATCTAGATAAAGCAAGCGGCCCGAATGGTTTAAACCCAGCCTTTTTTCAGCATTTCTGGAATCTATTTGGAAAGGAAATGTTTAAATGTTGTAAACAATGGCTAGTCGAAGG is a genomic window containing:
- the LOC141713514 gene encoding exocyst complex component SEC5A-like, whose protein sequence is MMEQLQNEIREKALSDAKWKQLQQDLNDVTDGDYGSTLEDIEPLMLSSEEADAHRGKHAGRLTAVLIHHVHHVPAFWKTTLSVSSRKFAKGIKKLLETLIEDTGSF